A region from the Toxotes jaculatrix isolate fToxJac2 chromosome 2, fToxJac2.pri, whole genome shotgun sequence genome encodes:
- the plekhg5b gene encoding pleckstrin homology domain-containing family G member 5 isoform X1, with protein MVPNKWTMNSVLHKSPPRSWLGLRLRLNDKPVQEEDWVVCQHPECPERRRASKVCHHPDCQDLNSKSPLHLCESCDSRYHSENTDNMHFDRHPRFDLQPQASILARNVSTRSCPPRTSPPSDLEEEDEGSNDRGERKTGGLKLVKRKPRRRHTDDPSKECFSLKFDLNVDINTEIVPAMKKKTLREVLGPVFERNGIELSRVDLFLDQSNTPLSLNFEAYRFGGHYLKVKARPGDELKVEQGVKDLRSLSLPNMKPSGGQSPYILNPGSEKVEHGSLGRRESVDLLGQARRRKNMTEFLGETNIPTPDALGQIGGSLPSVGAGPDSWKNRAASRFSGFFSSNAGAGPFGKEVDRLEQLQSKLHSYTLFGLPKVPQQLSFHQDSWEEEEEETNLAMEDSWQSLLDNTETLARRQFHQQEAIWELLHTETTYIKKLRVITDLFLSGLLNLQESGLLTEVEPAKLFSNIQEIVRLHTALWNEVMLPVVEKARQARALLDPTDLHHGFKTFGSRFQPYIRYCMEEEGCMEYMRTLLRDNELFRTYVTWAETHKQCNRLKLADMLAKPHQRLTKYPLLLKSVLKKTDDPSARDIVSNMVAIVEGFINSVDSQMRQRQEQQKLATISARIDSYEAVEGSSEEVEKILKEYNRFDLMAPMRGISPGETRQLHLEGALRMKEGKDSRMDVYCFLFTDLLLITKPVKRVEKVKIIRQPLLMHNVVCKELKDPGSFILIYLNEFKSAVAAYTFQANSASQGRSWIDAICNVQNQLQRLRTEEVLRQQNSLKTCTGEEEEDEEDESSNSTTSSPCLQRKDQQNSSQSDGSTETLSVMDIDEPSEHQEPLASNINLEGSAKTDSDSDVAPLSERSEVQQPQSTNLHRVHSSIYSEHDQEARPDGKELDPQCRSLSMDSAYGTLSPESLSRELQPQPGQSEGEETEEEEGDREGQEAEQQEEEEIEEVEEEELEEVEEEEEEEEGDAASLGSQLSVVQTSKPRRRPHVQSRLHCLQRLSTLALSRSEDNLLQRFHGKTPVSHKHLLSTEEPDQSQCRDMDTSLLAHSKSLSELGQNSMELLSIDLDRSSDCLSMSMPSDKLCASLRRAEAMHGHRAPAGQCEEGNESQSNSSDGETAPSTCVDRKNESADAGDSGEMSPKKRKSPAQQHKKLTLAQLYRIRTTLVLNSTLTASEV; from the exons GTTTGCCATCACCCAGACTGCCAAGACCTGAATAGCAAAAGCCCCCTTCACCTGTGTGAGTCATGTGACTCACGCTACCATTCAGAGAACACAGACAACATGCACTTTGACCGGCACCCCCGATTTGACTTACAACCTCAAG CCTCCATCCTGGCTCGGAACGTGTCCACGCGCTCCTGTCCCCCACGCACCAGCCCCCCCTCCGACctagaggaagaggatgaggggAGCAATGACCGCGG GGAGCGTAAAACAGGGGGACTGAAGCTGGTGAAAAGGAAGCCACGGAGACGACACACTGAT GACCCCAGTAAGGAGTGCTTCAGCCTCAAGTTTGATCTCAACGTGGACATAAACACAGAAATTGTACctgcaatgaaaaagaaaacactgag AGAGGTTCTAGGGCCAGTGTTTGAGAGGAACGGCATTGAGCTGTCCCGGGTCGACCTGTTCCTGGATCAGTCCAACACGCCTCTGTCCCTCAACTTCGAGGCTTACCGCTTTGGAGGACACTACCTCAAAGTCAAAG CACGGCCAGGTGATGAGCTGAAGGTGGAGCAGGGTGTGAAGGACTTGAGGTCACTGAGCCTGCCCAACATGAAGCCGTCTGGAGGTCAGAGCCCCTACATCCTGAACCCAGGCAGCGAGAAGGTGGAGCATGGATCTCTGGGACGCAGAGAAAGCGTAGATCTGCTG GGTCAGGCACGACGGAGGAAGAACATGACCGAGTTCCTGGGGGAGACGAATATTCCAACCCCGGATGCTCTGGGACAGATCGGTGGCTCTCTGCCCAGTGTTGGGGCCGGGCCCGACAGCTGGAAGAATCGCGCTGCCAGCCGCTTCAGTGGCTTCTTCAGCTCCAATGCCGGAGCTGGGCCCTTTGGCAAG GAGGTGGACCGTCTGGAGCAGCTTCAGAGCAAGCTCCACTCCTACACGCTGTTCGGGCTGCCCAAGGTGCCGCAGCAGCTCTCCTTCCACCAGGACtcctgggaggaggaggaggaggagaccaaCCTGGCCATGGAGGACAGCTGGCAGTCACTACTGGACAACACAgag acgTTGGCAAGGCGACAGTTCCACCAACAGGAGGCAATATGGGAGCTGCTGCACACGGAGACTACCTACATAAAGAAACTCAGAGTCATCACTGAT CTGTTCCTGAGTGGGCTGCTGAACCTGCAGGAGAGCGGGCTGCTGACGGAGGTGGAGCCCGCCAAGCTGTTCAGTAACATCCAGGAGATCGTCCGCCTCCACACAGCCCTGTGGAATGAGGTCATGCTGCCTGTCGTGGAGAAGGCCAGGCAGGCCCGGGCTCTGCTCGACCCCACTGACCTCCACCACGGCTTCAAGACG TTTGGCTCCAGGTTCCAGCCCTACATCCGGTActgcatggaggaggagggctgtATGGAGTATATGCGCACATTACTCAGGGACAATGAGCTCTTCAGGACCTACGTCACG TGGGCAGAGACTCATAAGCAGTGTAACCGTCTGAAGCTGGCCGACATGTTGGCAAAGCCTCACCAGAGACTGACCAAATATCCACTCCTGCTGAAGAGTGTTCTCAAGAAGACGGACGATCCGTCGGCCCGCGACATCGTCAGTAACATG GTGGCCATCGTAGAGGGCTTCATCAACAGTGTGGACTCACAGATGCGACAGCGTCAGGAGCAACAGAAGCTGGCCACCATTTCTGCACGTATAGACTCTTATGAGGCTGTAGAGGGCAGCAGCGAAGAGGTGGAGAAG ATCCTCAAGGAGTACAACCGCTTCGACCTTATGGCTCCCATGAGAGGAATATCACCGGGGGAGACTCGACAGCTGCATCTTGAAGGAGCGCTGAGGATGAAAGAGGGCAAAGACAGTAGG ATGGATGTCTACTGCTTCCTGTTCACTGACCTGCTGCTAATTACCAAGCCAGTAAAAAGAGTGGAGAAAGTCAAAATCATCCGCCAGCCTCTCCTCATGCACAATGTCGTCTGTAAGGAGCTCAAAGACCCTG GCTCATTCATCCTCATCTACCTCAATGAGTTCAAGAGTGCAGTGGCAGCCTACACTTTCCAAGCCAACAGCGCCTCCCAGGGGCGGAGCTGGATCGATGCAATCTGCAATGTCCAG AACCAGCTCCAGAGGCTTCGCACCGAGGAGGTTCTCCGACAGCAGAACAGTCTGAAGACGTGTAcgggtgaagaggaggaggacgaggaagatGAGAGCAGCAACTCCACCACAAGCTCCCCATGCCTGCAACGCAAAGACCAGCAGAACTCAAG TCAATCAGATGGCTCCACTGAGACCCTGTCAGTGATGGACATTGATGAACCCAGCGAACACCAAGAGCCTCTTGCCTCCAACATTAACCTCGAGGGAAGCGCTAAGACGGACTCAGACTCCGATGTGGCCCCCCTGTCCGAAAGGTCTGAGGTCCAGCAGCCTCAGTCCACGAACCTCCACAGAGTCCACTCCAGTATTTACTCAGAGCACGATCAGGAGGCGAGGCCTGACGGCAAGGAGCTGGACCCCCAGTGTCGCTCTCTCTCCATGGATAGCGCCTACGGGACCCTCTCCCCTGAATCCCTATCGAGAGAACTTCAGCCACAGCCCGGCCAAAGTGAAGGAGAGGagactgaggaagaagagggagataGGGAAGGCCAGGAGGCAGagcaacaagaagaagaagaaatagaggaggtagaagaagaggagctggaggaagtagaagaagaagaggaggaggaggagggggatgcTGCCTCATTGGGGTCCCAGCTGTCAGTTGTCCAGACCTCTAAGCCTCGCCGACGGCCTCATGTTCAGTCACGACTCCACTGCCTCCAAAGGCTGTCCACTCTGGCCTTGTCCCGCTCTGAGGACAATCTCCTGCAGCGCTTCCACGGCAAAACCCCCGTATCCCACAAACACTTGCTCAGCACAGAGGAGCCGGACCAGTCTCAGTGTAGGGACATGGACACTTCATTGCTGGCTCACAGTAAGAGCCTGTCAGAGTTGGGCCAAAACTCCATGGAGCTGCTCTCCATTGACCTCGACCGGTCCAGTGACTGCTTGAGCATGAGTATGCCATCAGACAAACTCTGCGCCAGCCTGAGGAGGGCGGAGGCCATGCACGGCCACAGGGCGCCTGCTGGACAATGTGAGGAGGGTAATGAGTCCCAGAGCAACAGCTCAGATGGGGAAACGGCTCCTTCTACCTGCGTAGATAGGAAAAATGAGTCCGCGGACGCCGGTGATTCAGGGGAAATGTCGCCAAAAAAGAGGAAATCTCCAGCCCAGCAGCACAAAAAGCTGACGCTAGCTCAGCTGTACAGGATACGCACCACTCTTGTCCTCAACTCCACACTCACTGCATC GGAGGTATAA
- the plekhg5b gene encoding pleckstrin homology domain-containing family G member 5 isoform X3, translating into MVPNKWTMNSVLHKSPPRSWLGLRLRLNDKPVQEEDWVVCQHPECPERRRASKVCHHPDCQDLNSKSPLHLCESCDSRYHSENTDNMHFDRHPRFDLQPQASILARNVSTRSCPPRTSPPSDLEEEDEGSNDRGERKTGGLKLVKRKPRRRHTDDPSKECFSLKFDLNVDINTEIVPAMKKKTLREVLGPVFERNGIELSRVDLFLDQSNTPLSLNFEAYRFGGHYLKVKARPGDELKVEQGVKDLRSLSLPNMKPSGGQSPYILNPGSEKVEHGSLGRRESVDLLGQARRRKNMTEFLGETNIPTPDALGQIGGSLPSVGAGPDSWKNRAASRFSGFFSSNAGAGPFGKEVDRLEQLQSKLHSYTLFGLPKVPQQLSFHQDSWEEEEEETNLAMEDSWQSLLDNTETLARRQFHQQEAIWELLHTETTYIKKLRVITDLFLSGLLNLQESGLLTEVEPAKLFSNIQEIVRLHTALWNEVMLPVVEKARQARALLDPTDLHHGFKTFGSRFQPYIRYCMEEEGCMEYMRTLLRDNELFRTYVTWAETHKQCNRLKLADMLAKPHQRLTKYPLLLKSVLKKTDDPSARDIVSNMVAIVEGFINSVDSQMRQRQEQQKLATISARIDSYEAVEGSSEEVEKILKEYNRFDLMAPMRGISPGETRQLHLEGALRMKEGKDSRMDVYCFLFTDLLLITKPVKRVEKVKIIRQPLLMHNVVCKELKDPGSFILIYLNEFKSAVAAYTFQANSASQGRSWIDAICNVQNQLQRLRTEEVLRQQNSLKTCTGEEEEDEEDESSNSTTSSPCLQRKDQQNSSQSDGSTETLSVMDIDEPSEHQEPLASNINLEGSAKTDSDSDVAPLSERSEVQQPQSTNLHRVHSSIYSEHDQEARPDGKELDPQCRSLSMDSAYGTLSPESLSRELQPQPGQSEGEETEEEEGDREGQEAEQQEEEEIEEVEEEELEEVEEEEEEEEGDAASLGSQLSVVQTSKPRRRPHVQSRLHCLQRLSTLALSRSEDNLLQRFHGKTPVSHKHLLSTEEPDQSQCRDMDTSLLAHSKSLSELGQNSMELLSIDLDRSSDCLSMSMPSDKLCASLRRAEAMHGHRAPAGQCEEGNESQSNSSDGETAPSTCVDRKNESADAGDSGEMSPKKRKSPAQQHKKLTLAQLYRIRTTLVLNSTLTAS; encoded by the exons GTTTGCCATCACCCAGACTGCCAAGACCTGAATAGCAAAAGCCCCCTTCACCTGTGTGAGTCATGTGACTCACGCTACCATTCAGAGAACACAGACAACATGCACTTTGACCGGCACCCCCGATTTGACTTACAACCTCAAG CCTCCATCCTGGCTCGGAACGTGTCCACGCGCTCCTGTCCCCCACGCACCAGCCCCCCCTCCGACctagaggaagaggatgaggggAGCAATGACCGCGG GGAGCGTAAAACAGGGGGACTGAAGCTGGTGAAAAGGAAGCCACGGAGACGACACACTGAT GACCCCAGTAAGGAGTGCTTCAGCCTCAAGTTTGATCTCAACGTGGACATAAACACAGAAATTGTACctgcaatgaaaaagaaaacactgag AGAGGTTCTAGGGCCAGTGTTTGAGAGGAACGGCATTGAGCTGTCCCGGGTCGACCTGTTCCTGGATCAGTCCAACACGCCTCTGTCCCTCAACTTCGAGGCTTACCGCTTTGGAGGACACTACCTCAAAGTCAAAG CACGGCCAGGTGATGAGCTGAAGGTGGAGCAGGGTGTGAAGGACTTGAGGTCACTGAGCCTGCCCAACATGAAGCCGTCTGGAGGTCAGAGCCCCTACATCCTGAACCCAGGCAGCGAGAAGGTGGAGCATGGATCTCTGGGACGCAGAGAAAGCGTAGATCTGCTG GGTCAGGCACGACGGAGGAAGAACATGACCGAGTTCCTGGGGGAGACGAATATTCCAACCCCGGATGCTCTGGGACAGATCGGTGGCTCTCTGCCCAGTGTTGGGGCCGGGCCCGACAGCTGGAAGAATCGCGCTGCCAGCCGCTTCAGTGGCTTCTTCAGCTCCAATGCCGGAGCTGGGCCCTTTGGCAAG GAGGTGGACCGTCTGGAGCAGCTTCAGAGCAAGCTCCACTCCTACACGCTGTTCGGGCTGCCCAAGGTGCCGCAGCAGCTCTCCTTCCACCAGGACtcctgggaggaggaggaggaggagaccaaCCTGGCCATGGAGGACAGCTGGCAGTCACTACTGGACAACACAgag acgTTGGCAAGGCGACAGTTCCACCAACAGGAGGCAATATGGGAGCTGCTGCACACGGAGACTACCTACATAAAGAAACTCAGAGTCATCACTGAT CTGTTCCTGAGTGGGCTGCTGAACCTGCAGGAGAGCGGGCTGCTGACGGAGGTGGAGCCCGCCAAGCTGTTCAGTAACATCCAGGAGATCGTCCGCCTCCACACAGCCCTGTGGAATGAGGTCATGCTGCCTGTCGTGGAGAAGGCCAGGCAGGCCCGGGCTCTGCTCGACCCCACTGACCTCCACCACGGCTTCAAGACG TTTGGCTCCAGGTTCCAGCCCTACATCCGGTActgcatggaggaggagggctgtATGGAGTATATGCGCACATTACTCAGGGACAATGAGCTCTTCAGGACCTACGTCACG TGGGCAGAGACTCATAAGCAGTGTAACCGTCTGAAGCTGGCCGACATGTTGGCAAAGCCTCACCAGAGACTGACCAAATATCCACTCCTGCTGAAGAGTGTTCTCAAGAAGACGGACGATCCGTCGGCCCGCGACATCGTCAGTAACATG GTGGCCATCGTAGAGGGCTTCATCAACAGTGTGGACTCACAGATGCGACAGCGTCAGGAGCAACAGAAGCTGGCCACCATTTCTGCACGTATAGACTCTTATGAGGCTGTAGAGGGCAGCAGCGAAGAGGTGGAGAAG ATCCTCAAGGAGTACAACCGCTTCGACCTTATGGCTCCCATGAGAGGAATATCACCGGGGGAGACTCGACAGCTGCATCTTGAAGGAGCGCTGAGGATGAAAGAGGGCAAAGACAGTAGG ATGGATGTCTACTGCTTCCTGTTCACTGACCTGCTGCTAATTACCAAGCCAGTAAAAAGAGTGGAGAAAGTCAAAATCATCCGCCAGCCTCTCCTCATGCACAATGTCGTCTGTAAGGAGCTCAAAGACCCTG GCTCATTCATCCTCATCTACCTCAATGAGTTCAAGAGTGCAGTGGCAGCCTACACTTTCCAAGCCAACAGCGCCTCCCAGGGGCGGAGCTGGATCGATGCAATCTGCAATGTCCAG AACCAGCTCCAGAGGCTTCGCACCGAGGAGGTTCTCCGACAGCAGAACAGTCTGAAGACGTGTAcgggtgaagaggaggaggacgaggaagatGAGAGCAGCAACTCCACCACAAGCTCCCCATGCCTGCAACGCAAAGACCAGCAGAACTCAAG TCAATCAGATGGCTCCACTGAGACCCTGTCAGTGATGGACATTGATGAACCCAGCGAACACCAAGAGCCTCTTGCCTCCAACATTAACCTCGAGGGAAGCGCTAAGACGGACTCAGACTCCGATGTGGCCCCCCTGTCCGAAAGGTCTGAGGTCCAGCAGCCTCAGTCCACGAACCTCCACAGAGTCCACTCCAGTATTTACTCAGAGCACGATCAGGAGGCGAGGCCTGACGGCAAGGAGCTGGACCCCCAGTGTCGCTCTCTCTCCATGGATAGCGCCTACGGGACCCTCTCCCCTGAATCCCTATCGAGAGAACTTCAGCCACAGCCCGGCCAAAGTGAAGGAGAGGagactgaggaagaagagggagataGGGAAGGCCAGGAGGCAGagcaacaagaagaagaagaaatagaggaggtagaagaagaggagctggaggaagtagaagaagaagaggaggaggaggagggggatgcTGCCTCATTGGGGTCCCAGCTGTCAGTTGTCCAGACCTCTAAGCCTCGCCGACGGCCTCATGTTCAGTCACGACTCCACTGCCTCCAAAGGCTGTCCACTCTGGCCTTGTCCCGCTCTGAGGACAATCTCCTGCAGCGCTTCCACGGCAAAACCCCCGTATCCCACAAACACTTGCTCAGCACAGAGGAGCCGGACCAGTCTCAGTGTAGGGACATGGACACTTCATTGCTGGCTCACAGTAAGAGCCTGTCAGAGTTGGGCCAAAACTCCATGGAGCTGCTCTCCATTGACCTCGACCGGTCCAGTGACTGCTTGAGCATGAGTATGCCATCAGACAAACTCTGCGCCAGCCTGAGGAGGGCGGAGGCCATGCACGGCCACAGGGCGCCTGCTGGACAATGTGAGGAGGGTAATGAGTCCCAGAGCAACAGCTCAGATGGGGAAACGGCTCCTTCTACCTGCGTAGATAGGAAAAATGAGTCCGCGGACGCCGGTGATTCAGGGGAAATGTCGCCAAAAAAGAGGAAATCTCCAGCCCAGCAGCACAAAAAGCTGACGCTAGCTCAGCTGTACAGGATACGCACCACTCTTGTCCTCAACTCCACACTCACTGCATCGTAA
- the plekhg5b gene encoding pleckstrin homology domain-containing family G member 5 isoform X2 yields the protein MHFDRHPRFDLQPQASILARNVSTRSCPPRTSPPSDLEEEDEGSNDRGERKTGGLKLVKRKPRRRHTDDPSKECFSLKFDLNVDINTEIVPAMKKKTLREVLGPVFERNGIELSRVDLFLDQSNTPLSLNFEAYRFGGHYLKVKARPGDELKVEQGVKDLRSLSLPNMKPSGGQSPYILNPGSEKVEHGSLGRRESVDLLGQARRRKNMTEFLGETNIPTPDALGQIGGSLPSVGAGPDSWKNRAASRFSGFFSSNAGAGPFGKEVDRLEQLQSKLHSYTLFGLPKVPQQLSFHQDSWEEEEEETNLAMEDSWQSLLDNTETLARRQFHQQEAIWELLHTETTYIKKLRVITDLFLSGLLNLQESGLLTEVEPAKLFSNIQEIVRLHTALWNEVMLPVVEKARQARALLDPTDLHHGFKTFGSRFQPYIRYCMEEEGCMEYMRTLLRDNELFRTYVTWAETHKQCNRLKLADMLAKPHQRLTKYPLLLKSVLKKTDDPSARDIVSNMVAIVEGFINSVDSQMRQRQEQQKLATISARIDSYEAVEGSSEEVEKILKEYNRFDLMAPMRGISPGETRQLHLEGALRMKEGKDSRMDVYCFLFTDLLLITKPVKRVEKVKIIRQPLLMHNVVCKELKDPGSFILIYLNEFKSAVAAYTFQANSASQGRSWIDAICNVQNQLQRLRTEEVLRQQNSLKTCTGEEEEDEEDESSNSTTSSPCLQRKDQQNSSQSDGSTETLSVMDIDEPSEHQEPLASNINLEGSAKTDSDSDVAPLSERSEVQQPQSTNLHRVHSSIYSEHDQEARPDGKELDPQCRSLSMDSAYGTLSPESLSRELQPQPGQSEGEETEEEEGDREGQEAEQQEEEEIEEVEEEELEEVEEEEEEEEGDAASLGSQLSVVQTSKPRRRPHVQSRLHCLQRLSTLALSRSEDNLLQRFHGKTPVSHKHLLSTEEPDQSQCRDMDTSLLAHSKSLSELGQNSMELLSIDLDRSSDCLSMSMPSDKLCASLRRAEAMHGHRAPAGQCEEGNESQSNSSDGETAPSTCVDRKNESADAGDSGEMSPKKRKSPAQQHKKLTLAQLYRIRTTLVLNSTLTASEV from the exons ATGCACTTTGACCGGCACCCCCGATTTGACTTACAACCTCAAG CCTCCATCCTGGCTCGGAACGTGTCCACGCGCTCCTGTCCCCCACGCACCAGCCCCCCCTCCGACctagaggaagaggatgaggggAGCAATGACCGCGG GGAGCGTAAAACAGGGGGACTGAAGCTGGTGAAAAGGAAGCCACGGAGACGACACACTGAT GACCCCAGTAAGGAGTGCTTCAGCCTCAAGTTTGATCTCAACGTGGACATAAACACAGAAATTGTACctgcaatgaaaaagaaaacactgag AGAGGTTCTAGGGCCAGTGTTTGAGAGGAACGGCATTGAGCTGTCCCGGGTCGACCTGTTCCTGGATCAGTCCAACACGCCTCTGTCCCTCAACTTCGAGGCTTACCGCTTTGGAGGACACTACCTCAAAGTCAAAG CACGGCCAGGTGATGAGCTGAAGGTGGAGCAGGGTGTGAAGGACTTGAGGTCACTGAGCCTGCCCAACATGAAGCCGTCTGGAGGTCAGAGCCCCTACATCCTGAACCCAGGCAGCGAGAAGGTGGAGCATGGATCTCTGGGACGCAGAGAAAGCGTAGATCTGCTG GGTCAGGCACGACGGAGGAAGAACATGACCGAGTTCCTGGGGGAGACGAATATTCCAACCCCGGATGCTCTGGGACAGATCGGTGGCTCTCTGCCCAGTGTTGGGGCCGGGCCCGACAGCTGGAAGAATCGCGCTGCCAGCCGCTTCAGTGGCTTCTTCAGCTCCAATGCCGGAGCTGGGCCCTTTGGCAAG GAGGTGGACCGTCTGGAGCAGCTTCAGAGCAAGCTCCACTCCTACACGCTGTTCGGGCTGCCCAAGGTGCCGCAGCAGCTCTCCTTCCACCAGGACtcctgggaggaggaggaggaggagaccaaCCTGGCCATGGAGGACAGCTGGCAGTCACTACTGGACAACACAgag acgTTGGCAAGGCGACAGTTCCACCAACAGGAGGCAATATGGGAGCTGCTGCACACGGAGACTACCTACATAAAGAAACTCAGAGTCATCACTGAT CTGTTCCTGAGTGGGCTGCTGAACCTGCAGGAGAGCGGGCTGCTGACGGAGGTGGAGCCCGCCAAGCTGTTCAGTAACATCCAGGAGATCGTCCGCCTCCACACAGCCCTGTGGAATGAGGTCATGCTGCCTGTCGTGGAGAAGGCCAGGCAGGCCCGGGCTCTGCTCGACCCCACTGACCTCCACCACGGCTTCAAGACG TTTGGCTCCAGGTTCCAGCCCTACATCCGGTActgcatggaggaggagggctgtATGGAGTATATGCGCACATTACTCAGGGACAATGAGCTCTTCAGGACCTACGTCACG TGGGCAGAGACTCATAAGCAGTGTAACCGTCTGAAGCTGGCCGACATGTTGGCAAAGCCTCACCAGAGACTGACCAAATATCCACTCCTGCTGAAGAGTGTTCTCAAGAAGACGGACGATCCGTCGGCCCGCGACATCGTCAGTAACATG GTGGCCATCGTAGAGGGCTTCATCAACAGTGTGGACTCACAGATGCGACAGCGTCAGGAGCAACAGAAGCTGGCCACCATTTCTGCACGTATAGACTCTTATGAGGCTGTAGAGGGCAGCAGCGAAGAGGTGGAGAAG ATCCTCAAGGAGTACAACCGCTTCGACCTTATGGCTCCCATGAGAGGAATATCACCGGGGGAGACTCGACAGCTGCATCTTGAAGGAGCGCTGAGGATGAAAGAGGGCAAAGACAGTAGG ATGGATGTCTACTGCTTCCTGTTCACTGACCTGCTGCTAATTACCAAGCCAGTAAAAAGAGTGGAGAAAGTCAAAATCATCCGCCAGCCTCTCCTCATGCACAATGTCGTCTGTAAGGAGCTCAAAGACCCTG GCTCATTCATCCTCATCTACCTCAATGAGTTCAAGAGTGCAGTGGCAGCCTACACTTTCCAAGCCAACAGCGCCTCCCAGGGGCGGAGCTGGATCGATGCAATCTGCAATGTCCAG AACCAGCTCCAGAGGCTTCGCACCGAGGAGGTTCTCCGACAGCAGAACAGTCTGAAGACGTGTAcgggtgaagaggaggaggacgaggaagatGAGAGCAGCAACTCCACCACAAGCTCCCCATGCCTGCAACGCAAAGACCAGCAGAACTCAAG TCAATCAGATGGCTCCACTGAGACCCTGTCAGTGATGGACATTGATGAACCCAGCGAACACCAAGAGCCTCTTGCCTCCAACATTAACCTCGAGGGAAGCGCTAAGACGGACTCAGACTCCGATGTGGCCCCCCTGTCCGAAAGGTCTGAGGTCCAGCAGCCTCAGTCCACGAACCTCCACAGAGTCCACTCCAGTATTTACTCAGAGCACGATCAGGAGGCGAGGCCTGACGGCAAGGAGCTGGACCCCCAGTGTCGCTCTCTCTCCATGGATAGCGCCTACGGGACCCTCTCCCCTGAATCCCTATCGAGAGAACTTCAGCCACAGCCCGGCCAAAGTGAAGGAGAGGagactgaggaagaagagggagataGGGAAGGCCAGGAGGCAGagcaacaagaagaagaagaaatagaggaggtagaagaagaggagctggaggaagtagaagaagaagaggaggaggaggagggggatgcTGCCTCATTGGGGTCCCAGCTGTCAGTTGTCCAGACCTCTAAGCCTCGCCGACGGCCTCATGTTCAGTCACGACTCCACTGCCTCCAAAGGCTGTCCACTCTGGCCTTGTCCCGCTCTGAGGACAATCTCCTGCAGCGCTTCCACGGCAAAACCCCCGTATCCCACAAACACTTGCTCAGCACAGAGGAGCCGGACCAGTCTCAGTGTAGGGACATGGACACTTCATTGCTGGCTCACAGTAAGAGCCTGTCAGAGTTGGGCCAAAACTCCATGGAGCTGCTCTCCATTGACCTCGACCGGTCCAGTGACTGCTTGAGCATGAGTATGCCATCAGACAAACTCTGCGCCAGCCTGAGGAGGGCGGAGGCCATGCACGGCCACAGGGCGCCTGCTGGACAATGTGAGGAGGGTAATGAGTCCCAGAGCAACAGCTCAGATGGGGAAACGGCTCCTTCTACCTGCGTAGATAGGAAAAATGAGTCCGCGGACGCCGGTGATTCAGGGGAAATGTCGCCAAAAAAGAGGAAATCTCCAGCCCAGCAGCACAAAAAGCTGACGCTAGCTCAGCTGTACAGGATACGCACCACTCTTGTCCTCAACTCCACACTCACTGCATC GGAGGTATAA